Genomic DNA from Candidatus Sphingomonas phytovorans:
TCCCTGGGCGGTCGGGAAGTTGCCGAGATAGCCGTTGATGAGGTTCTCCGGGGAGCAAACCACGGCGCGCTGCGTCGCGGACATCAGCGGGTTGTCGCAGTTCATGGTCAGCGTGTTGCCGAAATCGCCCGACGGCGCGATCTGTGCCACGGTGCGATCGTCCATGAACATGAACTCGAGATACGGCTTGATCGAATCGTTGATCTCGTAGTTCGCGAACAGGCCGGCAGTGTAACGCTCGTCAGGGCGCTGATAATAGTTGGTCGGCGCGAAGTTGTAGAGCGACGTGCCGTTGACGAAGCCGCCGCCCGGCCGGAAGGTAAAGGCAGTCGAGGTGCCGACGGTGACTGCGTTGTTGAACAGGAAGACGTTGCCGTTGTCCGAGGTCGCGGAGCCGCCGCACTGCGGAACGCCTGCACGTGTGTTCTGAAGCACGCAGGCGCTGTAGTCGCGATTGGCCTGCAAAATCGCGTTGACCTTGCGATAGCCGAAATAGGCGACGGCATGGCCGCGATTGTCATCGAAGCCCGAGCCGATCGTCAGCGTCGCGTCAACGGCGCCGCCGTCGGCGACGCTGCCCTTGGGATAGCCGTAGCCCGGGAGCCCCGCGCCCGCGCGCGCATCAAGCAGCGGCGTCAGGAACTTGTCGCGATTGTCGTGCTGGAAAAGGCTGTACTGGCCATCCAGCTTGATGCCGGTGAAGTCGGTGTCGATGATGAAGTTGACGACGCCGGCGACGGCGTCAGCGCCATAGGTCGACGATGCACCGCCGGTCAGCACTTCGACGCGCTTCAGGACCGAGGCAGGAATGATGTTGATGTCGGCGGCCGAACCGCTGGTCGGGCTCGGATCGCCCGGCAGCAGACGACGACCGTTGACGAGAGAGAGCGTACGCGTGGTGCCGAGACCGCGAAGATCGACCGTCGCGGTACCGTCGGCGCCATTGGCCCGGGTCGAATTCTGGCTGGCGAACACCGACGGGAGCGAGTTCATCAGGTCCTCGACTCGCGTCGTCCCCTGAAGCTTGATGTCCTGCGCTGTCACGACAGTGATCGGGCTAACCGATTCAAGATTGATCTGCGGGATGCGAGATCCGGTGACGACGATGTCGCCGCCTGGAGCCGCGGCGGGCTGATCGGCAGGCAGCGTGCTCGCTTGCGCCGCATCGGCGGTCTGAGCGTTGGCCTGGGCCGACAGCAGCGCGAGCCCAAGAACGATTGGCGCTGTGCCAGCCTTGAGCATCGATATCTTTGCTAGTTTGCTCACTTCCCCGTTTCCTTTCTTGCCGCGCGGTGACCGCGCGGATTGATGTCGTGGAGAGGCCCGGAGCCCACTCCCGACGATGTATTAGTCAGTGCCTGTGGGGACTTGCGCTGTAAACGGCTTGTGCGGCAGTTGTGAAAATTGCCTTTTACTGTTGCGCCATTGCAACAATGATGAAATTGTAACCATTATGAAAAGCATCAAGTTCGCAACCGCTTTCCTGACCGCTTTATTGGCGGCGTATCCGGCCATCGCGCGGGACGAGCCGGCGCCTGCGCGCGCACCGGTATTTCAGCATCTGATCGATTGTCGTGCGATAACCGATACCGGCGCCCGTCTCGCATGTTATGATCGCGAAGTGGCAGCTCTCGCCGACGCGGAAGCTGCGAAGAACGTCGTAATCATCGACAAGGAACAGATACGTGGCGCGAAACGCTCCTTGTTCGGCCTGACATTACCGAGCTTCAAGCTATTTGCCGGCAACGACAATGAAGATGTTGGGCAGATCGAATCCAGAATCACTTCCGCACGGGACGGAACCGACGGATGGATCGTCGGACTGGCTGACGGATCGATGTGGCGACAGATCGATACCAAACCGTTCATCCGCGAACCGAAGCCTGGGCTGGACGTTGTCGTGCGGCGTGCGAGCCTGGGCAGCTTCATGATGCGCGTCGGAGGAGCCCCGGGCGTTCGGGTGAAGCGCGTCATGTGAAGACGGGCAGCGGAGGAACACCCCGCCCGCCGGTAAAGGCTCCGCTCCCGGATCGACGTATCGCGCCAATCTGACTGGCGTCAGGCTTCCGGGCCATCCCAGGGTGAGAAAGCGCGGGCCCGTATCCAGCGGGTTGCCAGCCATTTGGTGCCGCGGATTACCGGTTCGCCGCTGTGGCGCTTCGAGGGATCGGGCGCCCCGTTCGAGTCGACGTTCCTGAACACGATCGCATCACCGGCCCGGGGCGTGATGTCCAGCCGGTACGCCGGAAACGTCGTCCGCCCGCCTTCAAATCCGTCATTGAGATAGACGAGGACCGTCGCGACGCGCTGGTTCCGGGTATTGGGCAGGATATCCGAATGCAGCCTGAATTGCTGCCCGGGGCGATAGCGCAGGACCGCCAGGGATTCACCCTGGCCGGTCTCGGTGCCGCTCGCCGCGGCGATGCGCCTGTTCAGCGCCTGCACCACCAGATCCTCACGCGTCGGGCCGACCGCTGCATCCTCCGCCATCCTGACGGGGTGAGCGATCCAGCGGCCGGTGCGTGAATCGATCACACGGGCTGGTTCAAGCAGATCGGCCGCGACAGTCGCGACATGGGCACATTCCTCCGGTGTGAACAGCCTCGGAAAACGCATGATGCCGGAATCGACACCGAGCATTTCACGTTCGGGCAAGACCAGGGGATGGCCGTCCGCGCCGATCTTCATAGCGTCGAGCAGCTTCAACTGCCCCCCGGCCATCGGATCGGCCAGGGCGGCGGCACGCAGAAGTTTCAAGGCGGCAGCCCAGTCCGGCAAGCCCCCGCTGCCATTGGCGGTCAACGCCACCTCCATCAGCGCCGCATCGACATGACCGATCGCAACGGCCCTGCGCAGCAACGCACGGGCCGTGACGAGGTCCCGCGAGACCGGCTCTCCCACCAGATGCCATACGGCGAGTTGCATCAGGGCATCGACGTCGCCCGCATCGGCGGCCCGGGTCAGCAACGCGATCCCGTCAGCGATCGCGCCCGATGCGACCAGTTTGTTGGCGAGGGCCACGGGGGGTTCCGACATCGTTCCTTCCTACCGGAATTGACCACCAAAAAAAAAGGGCCGGAGGATGACTCCTCCGGCCCTTCAATGTTCTGGGATCGATCAGAACTTGGCGGTTGCGCCCATGTAGAAGAAGCGACCACGGTTGTCGTAGACGCCCGAACCGGCACCGACACCGGTGAGGCCGTACGGCGGGTTGACGTCGCCGATATTGGTGACGCCGCCGTAGAAGTTGAACTTCTCGGTCACGTCATAGCTCGCGCGGATGTCATTGTAGGTGATCGCAGGATACTTCTTGATCGGCGCGTAATCCGGGTTCTGCGGCGGCTGGCCGTTGACCGCGTTATAGTCTTCCCACGTGTTGAGATACATTCCGTCCAGCCAGCGCAGCGTGTGCCCGATGGTGAACTTGCCGAACTTCAGGTCGGTGCTGATGTTGAAAGAGTCCGAAGGATAGCTCAATTCATCGGTCAGCACATTCTTGAAGGTGGGGCGCGACGGATCGGTGAACTCGTCACGCTGGATGACATGGGTCCATACGCCCTTCACGCTTGCCTTCACGAAACCGAAGTCGCGGTTGAAACCGATCTGCGTATCGATACCCCGAGCCTTCAGCTTGGCGTAGTTCTGGGGGCTGTCCCTGAAGGTGCCGTTGAGGATCCGGAACGGCGTACCCGAAATGCTGCCGGTCGCATCGTCACGCTTGAACAGGGCGCAGAACTGATTGGCCAGCGACGGTGCATCATAGCAGGCGTTCAGCGCATTCTGCACCGTTGTCGAGGTGATCACGTCATTGACGGTGATGTCGTAATAATCAACCGATACGGTCAGACCGCGAGCAAAGCTCGGCTGATAGACGCCACCCAAGGTCCAGGACGTGGACTTTTCCGCCTTCAGATTCGGGTTGCCGCCGCTGACGATCTCCAATGACTGGTTGAAGACAAAGTCATAGCTGGTCGGAATGCCGGCAGCCGCGCAGTTGGCGGCGCGGGTAGAGGAGCCCGTGCCGATGTTGCGCGCCGAGCAGGGATCATTGGGCGCAGGCGTGAAGTTCTGCCCCGGAAGCGTGTAGAGATCCCCGAGGTACGGCGAGCGCACCGACTTGGAATAGGAGCCACGCAGCAGAAGGTCGCTGACCGGCCGCCACGTCACGTCGCCGCTATAGGCGAACACGGTTCCCACGCTTCCCTTATAGTCAGCCACGCGAGCCGAACCATTGACCGTCAGTTCCTTCAGCAGGAAGACGTCCTTGACCAGCGGGATCGAGACCTCGCCGAAAGCTTCCTTCACCTCGAAGGAAGGAGCCCTGAAGGACGGGATCGCGTTGTAGAAAGCGTAGCCCGCCTGGGTCATCGGATCCAGATCGTAGCGCATCGTCTCCCGGCGATATTCGCCACCGACCGAGAAACCGACCGGGCCGCCAGGCAGCTGGAACAATTGCCCCAGGTTACCCGACACGAAGCCGCTGACGACGAGCTGGGTCGCCTTGCCGCTCGCCGTGGTCGGCATGAGCAGATAGGCCTTGGCGGCATCGCTGACGCTTCCCTCGCCGAACGGATTCAGCGGAACGCAGGCGGCGACGTCCTTGGCCAACTGCGCCGGGTTTCCGGCACGATCCCTCCCGGCATAGGCGGCATCGACCTGCGAGCGGCAAACGATCTGCCCCGCGCTATTCCGGGTGGTGTCCATCGCCAGCAGGAACCGCTGACGATTGATGTTTCCGGTGATGACGTTGTCTTCTTTGTGCTCGCCATAGTTGGCCGAGATTTCGTAGTTCCAGTCGGTATTGAAGTCACCCCGGACACCAACGACCGCGCGGAAGGTCTCACGCTTGATCCGCTCGTCGCGCGTGCCCAGATCGACCCAGTTGCGACGAAGCGAAAAGCGGTAGGTGCCCGCCTGAACCTGCGCGAGCGCGGCTGCCTGATCGGCTGCGGCGCCCGCAGTCGTATTCAGCGACGTCTTGAAAGCTGCACCGGTGTTGGGATTGACCCCCGAATTGATTGCCGCAATCAACTGCTGCCTGATAGTCGCTTGCGCCGCAGACCCCAGATACGGGTTGTCGAGGCGTGTGCCCTCGCGATTCACGCTGCCCCCGGCGTTCGTGTAGGAACGATCGGTGAAGCCGGCGACCGCGATGCCGTCCTGCAGCGTCTGCCCCTGCGAGAAGAACGGGCCGCTCTGCGAACCGAACGCTTCCGTGCGGACATATTTCGCTTCGAAGAAGGGCACGAACGCAGGAGATATCTCGAAATGCCCGACGGCATTGAAGACATAGCGCTTCAGATCCGGCGAGAGCACCACGAGCTTGCCTTCACGACCGGTCATGCCGTTGCCGTTCACGAAGCTGCCGTTCGGGCCAAGGCCAACACGCAGGCCGGTCTGATTGACGAGGCTGCCATTGGGCTGGAAAAGATAGGCGCAGGTGAACGAGTTCCCGACAGCGTCCGTGCCGCATGGTGCACCGGCGTTGCCATAACGGAAACCAAGCTGACCACCGAGCGAGATCGTCGAGCTGCGGATGTCGCGATAGAAGGCCCGGTCGATGACGTCGTCCGACGGCGCGCCGACATCCGTATCGACGATCACGAACGCGTCGTTCTGGCGGAGGTTCGGACGACCCGAGGCGTAATAATCCTGCTGGTGCGCGAATTCGGCGTTGATCGCGATGTTGCCGCGACCCTCGGCGAAATTCTTGCCTGCGACCAGCGAGATATACTGGTTGCCGGCATCGCCGTATTTGCTGACGCCGCCCTGGGCGTGCAACTGCAAGCCGTCGTAATTGTCCTTGACGATGAAGTTCACCACGCCGGCGATCGCATCGGAGCCGTAGATCGACGAGTTGCCGCCGGTCACGATGTCGACCCGTTCGATCAGGTCGGTCGGCAGGGTGTTGATGTCAACCGCGTTGCCGTTGTTGATGATGTCGGCAGTCACCTGACGGCGGCCGTTGATCAGCACCAGCGTGCGCGAGCGGCCAAGGCCGCGCAGGTCGAGGAAGTTGAGGCCGCGCACACCCAGGCCAGACGTCGAATTCTGCGAACCCAGGGAGGAGCGGAGCTGCGGCATCTGGTTCAGCACGTCGCCGACGGAGATACGGCCAGTCTGGAAGATCTGCTCCCCGGTGATGGTCGTGATCGGAACCGGCGAATCGGCGTTGGGCTGGCGGATGCGCGAGCCGGTCACGACGATGGCTTCGGGCTCTTCCTCGGCGGTCGTCGTGGTCGTGTCGGTGTTCGGCGCGGTCGCCTGCGCGAAGGCGGGCGACGCCACGAGCGCGAGCGACATCGGCGCGACCGTGGCGAGAAGGCGCAGTTTCTGCGCGAGTAAAGTATTGTGAATCACGTAATTTTTCCCTCGCTTGGCCCCTCCGTTCGCGTTTCGCGATCCGGTAGGGCGGTTGCCAAGCCCCCATCGACCGCACGCAATACGGCCCCAAGAGACATGCCGTCGTGATGGGACACGGGGTTGGCGACTGTAAAGGTGCCATTCATATTCGCTGCGCTGCTTTCGCCAGATCTGTATCCGAAAAGACACATAATCGACGCGTTTCGGCAGCAAATGGCCAGTATCCTGTGATACTGTGCTGCGACTGCGAAGGTCTGGAGCGCTATTGCGCGACCGGCATCGGCCCCGCGACGAGCAGCGGGTCGATGCGGGATTCGCGCCACTTCATCCCCCAGTGGAGATGCGGCCCGGAGGCCCGGCCGGTCATCCCGACCAACCCGACCGGCTGCCCCCGCTTCAACCGTTCGCCAAGGCGAACGGTGATCTTGGACAGGTGGAGGAACGCGGTGTTCAGCCCCATGCCGTGATCGATCATCAGCAGGTTCCCCTCAAGCGTGAAGGGGTGATCGGCGGCAAGGATGACCACGCCGTCAGCCGGCGCCAGCACGACGGTCCCGGTCGGGCGGGCGATGTCGAGCCCCGAATGATAGCTGCCGGCCTCGCCGTTCCGGTAGATTCGCTGCGACCCGAACAGGGTGGAGATCCGCCCGAGCACCGGCCACATGAACGGCCCGCGCCAGCCGTCCGCGTCAGTCACGATCCGGCGCGCGGCGTTGATCTGGGCGAGCTCGGCCGGGCGCAGCTTCTCGAATTCAGGCTGGGGCACCGGATATTTGGGCACCGTGTCGAGCGTCGAGATATCCCAGGCGCGCGGCGCGACCGTCAGCGTGTCGCGCACCTCGCGCCCGTCGCCAAGCGTCGCGACCAGCGTCGCGGTCGATTTCGCATCGCGATCGAACGCAATCACGAAACGGCCGTCTGGCGCGACGGGGATCGCGGTGCCGTCGAAGGAGAGCATGCTCGTGCCGACGGGCGCGATGCCGATCACCAGACCGCCCTGGATCATGCTGCCCGAATAGCTGAAACTCGCCCGCACGGGGACACGCTGCGACGGGACGGTCGGCGCCACGCGAGGACTGGCCTGGACTGGCCGGATCGTCGGCCGCGATACCGACGGGGTAGTGCAACTTCCGGCGATGATCAGCGCGGTGCCCCCCGCCATCCAGCGCCGAAATCGCTTCATTGCGGCGCCATGGCCTGCATCGCGAGCTGCGGGGATGCATAGGGTTCCTGCCGCGCGACGCTCCAGTAGCGGAGATCCTCCAGCGCGATCCGTTCGCCCGACAGCGCGCAGACGACATGGTCGCCCGTCGCGAGCACACGGAATCCGTTCGCCATGAAATGGAGGCGTGCGGGGCGATCGCTGTTCGACATCAACATCGTATTTCTGCTCACAAGAGGCTCGGCTGTTCCGGACCCGGCTTGTCATATGCCTTGCCGCCCGCGCGCTCAACCCGCGCGTCGACAGGCCCGTCCCTGAAGTGGAGCGTGACGGCGCCGGCGGTGCGCGCCGCCGCGCTGGTCGTGACCACCGCGCCCGAAGGACGCGCCGACACCCGGACATAACCCCGTTCGAGCAGCCGGTCCGGGTTGAGCGACTCAGCCAGCCGCCAGGTCCGGTCGAGCCGGATCCGCGCATCGTCCAGCCGCCGCTCAAGTACTGACAGCCGGAGCGCCCCGGCCGAGCGGTCGAGCACGCCCCGCGCCAGGGTCACGCGCCGTTCCAGCCCGCGGTCCAGCCGCGCGCCGAGATCGTCGGCGCGCTGGCGCTGCGGCCCGAGCAGCGCATCGCGCTTCGGAATCACCCGGACCAGCGCGTCGAGCCGCTCGCGGCCGCGCTCGTGATAGCGCCGCACGCACCGTTCGGTCCGCTGCCCCATCGCGGCCAGGGTCAAGCGGAGGTCGGCGAGCACCGGCACCGCCATCTCCGCCGCGGCGGTCGGGGTCGGCGCGCGGAGGTCGGCGGCGAAATCGGCAAGCGTCGTATCGGTCTCATGCCCGACCGCCGAGATGATCGGGATCGAGCAGGCAGCGATGGCGCGCACCACGACCTCCTCGTTGAATGCCCACAGATCCTCGATCGAGCCGCCGCCCCGCGCGACGATGACCAGGTCGGGCCGCGGCACCGGCCCGCCGGGCTGGATCGAGTCGAACCCGCGCAGCGCCGCGGCGACCTCGGCCGCGGCACCGTCGCCCTGCACCTTCACCGGCCAGACCAGGACACGCGTCGGGCAGCGGTCCTCGAGCCGGTGGAGGATGTCGCGGATCACCGCGCCGGTCGGCGAGGTGACCACCCCGATCACCCCCGGCAGATAGGGCAGCACCTTCTTGCGGGCATTGTCGAACAGCCCCTCGGCGGCGAGCCCGGCCTTGAGCTTCTCGAGCAGCGCCATCAGCGCGCCTTCGCCCGCCAGTTCCATCCGCTCGATCACGATCTGGTATTTCGACCGGCCGGGATAGGTGGTGACCTTGCCGGTCGCGATCACCTCGATCCCGTCCTGCGGCTGGAAAGGGATCAACGCGACCTGCCCCTTCCAGATCACCCCGTCGATCACCGCGCTGTCATCCTTCAGGCTGAGATAGGCATGGCCCGAGGCGACGCGCTTGTAGCCCGAAATCTCGCCGCGCAGCCGGACATGGCCGAACTCGCCCTCGACGACACGCTTCAGCTTGAGTGCCAGTTCGCCCACGCCGAGCGGCGCGGCGTTGTCGCCCGGCATCTGCTCGGCTACGAGCCGCCCGGTCTTGTCGTCTTGAATACCGTCGTAAAAGGGGTCGGTCATGAATGTCCTGCTGATCGGCTCGGGTGGCCGTGAACATGCGCTCGCGTGGCGACTGGCGCAATCGCGGCGCCTCGGCAAGCTCTATGCGGCGCCCGGGAATCCGGGGATCGCGCAGCATGCCGAACTGGCCGAGCTCGACCCGGCGGACCACCGCGCGGTGATCGATTTCTGCCATCGCCATTCGATCGGACTGGTGGTGATCGGACCCGAAGCACCGCTGGTCGACGGCCTCGGCGACAATATCCGCGCGATGGGCATTCCGGTCTTCGGGCCGAACAAGGCCGCGGCACAGCTCGAAGGGTCGAAGGGTTTCACCAAGGATCTGTGCCGGCGCGCCAGCATCCCGACCGCTGGCTATGCGCGCGTCACCTCGCGCGACGGCGGCCTCGCCGCGCTCGCCGATTTCGGCCTGCCCGTGGTGGTGAAGGCCGACGGCCTCGCCGCCGGCAAGGGCGTGACGGTCGCGACGACGCGGGAGGAAGCGGAAGCTGCCGTCACCGATCTGTTCGCCGTCGCGGGCGCCGAGGCGGTGATCGAGGAATTCCTCGACGGCGAGGAAGCAAGCCTGTTCGTGCTGACTGACGGCGAGGCGATCCTCCCCTTCGGCTCAGCGCAGGACCACAAGCGCGTCGGCGAGGGCGATACCGGCCCCAATACCGGCGGCATGGGTGCCTATAGCCCGGCCCCGGTGCTGACGCCCGAACTGGAGCGACAGGCGATCGACGAGATCGTGCTGCCCACGGTCGCGGCGATGAAGGCGGCCGGCATGCCCTTTTCGGGCGTGCTCTTCGCCGGACTGATGCTCACCGCCGATGGCCCCAAGCTGATCGAATATAATGCCCGGTTCGGCGATCCCGAATGCCAGGTGCTGATGACCCGGCTGGAGGACGATCTGCTCGACCTGATGCTCGACATCGCCGAGGGACGGCTGGCCGGGCGCGCGCCGCTCCGCTTCTCGCCCGATACCGCGCTGACCGTGGTGATGGCTGCGAAGGGCTATCCCGGGACGCCGGAGACGGGCGGCGCCATTGCGGGGATCGACGCTGCAGAGGCGCTCGGCGCCCGCGTCTTCCAGGCTGGCACGCGCCTCGATCACGGCCGGCTGGTTGCCTCGGGCGGCCGCGTGCTGGCGGTCACCGCGATCGGTTCAGATATCGCCGCGGCCCAGGCCGACGCCTATCGCGCGGTCGACGCAGTCGACTTCCCCACCGGCTTTTGCCGGCGGGACATCGGCTGGCGCGAGATCGCCCGGACCCGCTGATTCTCCGATGTCCTGCGACGGCCGGTCGCAACGCAGCGCCGACCCGCTATCCGCCAGCCTCATGGTGAGCGGTGCCGGCGACTGACGGTGCGATCGATGATCCGGTGGCGTTGCGGGCCCCTCCTGCGATAGAAGGGGACGACACCTTTCGGAGCTGACCATGGAAACGACCGCCCCCCTGATCCTGATCGCGCTCGTCGCCATCGTCGTGGTTGTCGGCATCCTCTGGGGCATCAAGCTCAGGCGCCGGCGCGACACGACGGAGCGCATCGTCTCCTCGAATAGCGCCGCGGCTGAACCGGCCCTGCCCGGATCGGCGCCCCAATCGATCCCCGAATCGATCATCGCGCCTCCTGTCGCCCCCCCTGTCGCGCCGAGCCCTCCGCCGCTCGCCGACGAACCGATCGTGGCGGCGGCACCGCTCGACGCAAGCCCGGCCTCGATCGCCGCCGACGTGCCTGATGCTCCCTCCGCGCCGGAGCCAGCCGCTGCCGCACGGACCGACCTGACTCAGCTCAAGGGCCTTGGCCCCAAGCTGGTCGCCGCGCTGGCGGAACTCGGCATCACCCGGATCGACCAGATCGCGGCGCTGAGCCCCGATCAGGCCGCCGATCTCGATGCGCGGCTGGGCAATTTCCGCGGGCGGCTCGCCCGGGACCGGTGGATCGAGCAGGCCCGCCTGCTCGCCGCCGGCGATCGTGCCGCCTATGAGGCTGAATTCGGCAAGCTCGGCTGAGGCCCGGGTTGCGCAGGTCGCGACGAACGCCTCTTCCGTTCCCGTCCTGGGGGTTCTTCCTAGCGCTTTTTCCGCGCCTCGCTCACCAGCAGCTTGTCGATCCTCCGCCCGTCGAGATCGACCACCTCGAACTTCCAGCCCTGCTCGATGAAGCTCTCGCCTTCGCCGGGCAGATGGCGGAACACGGCCAGCGCAAGGCCTGCGACGGTCGCATAGTCGCGGTCTTCGGGCAGATCGATACCGAGCCGTTCGGCCAGCGCGTCGGCCGCCATCTGGCCGGCGACCAGCAGCGATCCGTCGTCGCGCTCGACCACCGACGGCGCATCGTCCGGATCGGTATCCGACGCGAATTCGCCGGCGATCGCCGCCAGCAGGTCGGCGGGCGTCACGATCCCTTCGAAATGCCCATATTCGTCATGGATCAGCGCCATCGGCACCTCGGCCTGGCGCAGCGCGTCGAGCGCGTCCATCGCATCGATCTGGTCGAGCACGACCGGCGCCTGGCGCATCAGCACGCGCAGATCGAGCGGCTCGCCCTTGAACAGGGCCACCGCGATATCGCGCGCCTGGACGACGCCGATCACCGCATCGACCGATCCGTCGGCGACCGGCATGCGGCTGTGCGACGCGGCCATCAGGGCGGCGCGGATCCCGGCGTCGTCAAGCGTCGCGTCGATCCATTCGACATCGGTACGCGGCGTCATCACCTCCCGCACCGGCCGGTCGGCCAGCCGGACCACGCCCGAGATGATCGAGCGCTCATGCTCCTCGATCACGCCGGACTTGGATGCCTCGGCGACGATCAGGTGGAGTTCCTCCGCCGTCACATGATCCTCGGTCTCACGGGTCAGCCCCATCAGGCGGAACAGCGCGCCGCTCGACGAATCGAGCAGCCAGACGACCGGCGCCGTCGCCCAGGCGAGGGTGCTGAGCGGGCCAGCCATGAGCGCGGCGATCGGCTCCGGCGCACGCAGGGCGATCTGCTTGGGCACCAGTTCGCCCACGACCAGCGAGGCATAGGTGGTGATCGCGATGACGATGCCGAAGCCGATCGTCTGCGCGGCGTCCCCGGACAGGCCGAGAAAGCCAAGCCGCGCGGCGACGGGGCCGCCCAGGCTCGCGCCCGAATAGGCACCGGCCAGGATGCCGATCAGCGTGATGCCGATCTGGGTGGTCGACAGGAACTTGCCCGGGTCTGACGCCAGCGCCAGCGCGGTACGGGCGCCGCGCTTCTTCGCCCGGGCCATTGCCTCGAGCCGCGGCTTGCGCGACGAGACGATCGCGAGCTCCGCCATCGCGAAAACACCGTTCAGCACGATCAGCGCGAGGATGATCGCGACGTCGATCCAGGGGAAGGGGGGAAGCGGTGCCATGGCGCGCATCCAGTCTTTGGCCGGTTTCTCGCGCCGGCACAACCGCCCGAAGACGCGAAGTTCGAATCGATGGCGGAACAAGCCGAGGGCAAAGTGTGTTTGACCCCGGTCGGAGGTCGCCATTGCGCGTCCAAGGGGAGAAAAGAATATGAAGGCTTCGAATCGGGTCCTCGCCGTTGCCGCTCTCGCAGCGCTGGTGACGACGAGCGCCTGCACCACTGATCCGGTCACCGGCGAGCGCCGCCTTTCCAAGACAGCGATCGGCGGCATCGGCGGCGCGCTGGGCGGCTATCTGATCGGCGACATCGTCGGCGGCCGCAACGACCGGACCGCGAAGATCCTCGGTGCCGGC
This window encodes:
- a CDS encoding 2OG-Fe(II) oxygenase, which encodes MSEPPVALANKLVASGAIADGIALLTRAADAGDVDALMQLAVWHLVGEPVSRDLVTARALLRRAVAIGHVDAALMEVALTANGSGGLPDWAAALKLLRAAALADPMAGGQLKLLDAMKIGADGHPLVLPEREMLGVDSGIMRFPRLFTPEECAHVATVAADLLEPARVIDSRTGRWIAHPVRMAEDAAVGPTREDLVVQALNRRIAAASGTETGQGESLAVLRYRPGQQFRLHSDILPNTRNQRVATVLVYLNDGFEGGRTTFPAYRLDITPRAGDAIVFRNVDSNGAPDPSKRHSGEPVIRGTKWLATRWIRARAFSPWDGPEA
- a CDS encoding TonB-dependent receptor, producing MSLALVASPAFAQATAPNTDTTTTTAEEEPEAIVVTGSRIRQPNADSPVPITTITGEQIFQTGRISVGDVLNQMPQLRSSLGSQNSTSGLGVRGLNFLDLRGLGRSRTLVLINGRRQVTADIINNGNAVDINTLPTDLIERVDIVTGGNSSIYGSDAIAGVVNFIVKDNYDGLQLHAQGGVSKYGDAGNQYISLVAGKNFAEGRGNIAINAEFAHQQDYYASGRPNLRQNDAFVIVDTDVGAPSDDVIDRAFYRDIRSSTISLGGQLGFRYGNAGAPCGTDAVGNSFTCAYLFQPNGSLVNQTGLRVGLGPNGSFVNGNGMTGREGKLVVLSPDLKRYVFNAVGHFEISPAFVPFFEAKYVRTEAFGSQSGPFFSQGQTLQDGIAVAGFTDRSYTNAGGSVNREGTRLDNPYLGSAAQATIRQQLIAAINSGVNPNTGAAFKTSLNTTAGAAADQAAALAQVQAGTYRFSLRRNWVDLGTRDERIKRETFRAVVGVRGDFNTDWNYEISANYGEHKEDNVITGNINRQRFLLAMDTTRNSAGQIVCRSQVDAAYAGRDRAGNPAQLAKDVAACVPLNPFGEGSVSDAAKAYLLMPTTASGKATQLVVSGFVSGNLGQLFQLPGGPVGFSVGGEYRRETMRYDLDPMTQAGYAFYNAIPSFRAPSFEVKEAFGEVSIPLVKDVFLLKELTVNGSARVADYKGSVGTVFAYSGDVTWRPVSDLLLRGSYSKSVRSPYLGDLYTLPGQNFTPAPNDPCSARNIGTGSSTRAANCAAAGIPTSYDFVFNQSLEIVSGGNPNLKAEKSTSWTLGGVYQPSFARGLTVSVDYYDITVNDVITSTTVQNALNACYDAPSLANQFCALFKRDDATGSISGTPFRILNGTFRDSPQNYAKLKARGIDTQIGFNRDFGFVKASVKGVWTHVIQRDEFTDPSRPTFKNVLTDELSYPSDSFNISTDLKFGKFTIGHTLRWLDGMYLNTWEDYNAVNGQPPQNPDYAPIKKYPAITYNDIRASYDVTEKFNFYGGVTNIGDVNPPYGLTGVGAGSGVYDNRGRFFYMGATAKF
- a CDS encoding M23 family metallopeptidase, yielding MKRFRRWMAGGTALIIAGSCTTPSVSRPTIRPVQASPRVAPTVPSQRVPVRASFSYSGSMIQGGLVIGIAPVGTSMLSFDGTAIPVAPDGRFVIAFDRDAKSTATLVATLGDGREVRDTLTVAPRAWDISTLDTVPKYPVPQPEFEKLRPAELAQINAARRIVTDADGWRGPFMWPVLGRISTLFGSQRIYRNGEAGSYHSGLDIARPTGTVVLAPADGVVILAADHPFTLEGNLLMIDHGMGLNTAFLHLSKITVRLGERLKRGQPVGLVGMTGRASGPHLHWGMKWRESRIDPLLVAGPMPVAQ
- a CDS encoding DUF2093 domain-containing protein, which gives rise to MLMSNSDRPARLHFMANGFRVLATGDHVVCALSGERIALEDLRYWSVARQEPYASPQLAMQAMAPQ
- the xseA gene encoding exodeoxyribonuclease VII large subunit; its protein translation is MTDPFYDGIQDDKTGRLVAEQMPGDNAAPLGVGELALKLKRVVEGEFGHVRLRGEISGYKRVASGHAYLSLKDDSAVIDGVIWKGQVALIPFQPQDGIEVIATGKVTTYPGRSKYQIVIERMELAGEGALMALLEKLKAGLAAEGLFDNARKKVLPYLPGVIGVVTSPTGAVIRDILHRLEDRCPTRVLVWPVKVQGDGAAAEVAAALRGFDSIQPGGPVPRPDLVIVARGGGSIEDLWAFNEEVVVRAIAACSIPIISAVGHETDTTLADFAADLRAPTPTAAAEMAVPVLADLRLTLAAMGQRTERCVRRYHERGRERLDALVRVIPKRDALLGPQRQRADDLGARLDRGLERRVTLARGVLDRSAGALRLSVLERRLDDARIRLDRTWRLAESLNPDRLLERGYVRVSARPSGAVVTTSAAARTAGAVTLHFRDGPVDARVERAGGKAYDKPGPEQPSLL
- the purD gene encoding phosphoribosylamine--glycine ligase, which produces MNVLLIGSGGREHALAWRLAQSRRLGKLYAAPGNPGIAQHAELAELDPADHRAVIDFCHRHSIGLVVIGPEAPLVDGLGDNIRAMGIPVFGPNKAAAQLEGSKGFTKDLCRRASIPTAGYARVTSRDGGLAALADFGLPVVVKADGLAAGKGVTVATTREEAEAAVTDLFAVAGAEAVIEEFLDGEEASLFVLTDGEAILPFGSAQDHKRVGEGDTGPNTGGMGAYSPAPVLTPELERQAIDEIVLPTVAAMKAAGMPFSGVLFAGLMLTADGPKLIEYNARFGDPECQVLMTRLEDDLLDLMLDIAEGRLAGRAPLRFSPDTALTVVMAAKGYPGTPETGGAIAGIDAAEALGARVFQAGTRLDHGRLVASGGRVLAVTAIGSDIAAAQADAYRAVDAVDFPTGFCRRDIGWREIARTR